Proteins encoded in a region of the Streptomyces sp. NBC_01471 genome:
- a CDS encoding helix-turn-helix domain-containing protein: MQRGALLDAARTLLSEGGTEALTFPALAERTGLARSSVYEYFRSRAAVVEELCAVDFPVWAAEIESAMERAPDPAGKVEAYVRQQLALVGDQRHRAVVAISAGELDAGAREKIRAAHGGLIAMIVEALEALHHDQPRLAAMLLQGVVDAAVRRIETGSAEDPAVVAEAAVAMALGGVQG, translated from the coding sequence ATGCAGCGCGGTGCCCTGCTGGACGCCGCTCGCACCCTCCTCTCCGAAGGCGGCACGGAGGCGCTGACCTTCCCGGCCCTCGCCGAGCGCACCGGCCTCGCGCGCTCCTCCGTGTACGAGTACTTCCGCTCGCGCGCCGCCGTGGTGGAAGAGCTCTGTGCCGTCGACTTCCCGGTCTGGGCCGCGGAGATCGAGTCCGCGATGGAGCGGGCCCCTGATCCGGCGGGCAAGGTCGAGGCGTATGTGCGCCAGCAGCTGGCGCTGGTCGGCGATCAGCGCCACCGGGCGGTGGTGGCCATCTCCGCGGGCGAGCTCGACGCGGGCGCTCGCGAGAAGATCCGTGCCGCGCACGGCGGTCTCATCGCGATGATCGTCGAGGCGCTCGAAGCTCTGCACCACGACCAGCCGAGGCTCGCGGCGATGCTGCTCCAGGGAGTGGTGGACGCGGCGGTGCGGCGCATCGAGACGGGTTCGGCCGAGGACCCCGCGGTGGTGGCCGAAGCGGCCGTCGCGATGGCCCTGGGCGGCGTCCAGGGCTGA
- the whiG gene encoding RNA polymerase sigma factor WhiG, protein MPQHTSGSDRAAAPPAARGHIRPPAPSSLDELWRSYKSTGDKRLREQLILHYSPLVKYVAGRVSVGLPPNVEQADFVSSGVFGLIDAIEKFDIERSIKFETYAITRIRGAMIDELRALDWIPRSVRQKARAVERAYATLEAQLRRTPSEAEVAAEMGIAVEELHAVFSQLSLANVVALDELLHVGGEGGDRLSLMDTLEDTAADNPVELAEGRELRRLLARAINTLPDREKTVVTLYYYEGLTLAEIGHVLGVTESRVSQIHTKSVLQLRAKLSDVGR, encoded by the coding sequence ATGCCCCAGCACACGTCCGGGTCTGACCGCGCGGCAGCGCCACCGGCTGCACGTGGCCATATTCGGCCCCCCGCGCCGTCATCACTCGATGAGCTGTGGCGGTCGTACAAGTCGACGGGCGACAAACGGCTGCGCGAGCAGCTGATCCTGCACTACTCGCCCCTGGTGAAGTACGTCGCGGGCCGGGTCAGCGTGGGGCTGCCGCCCAATGTCGAGCAGGCCGACTTCGTGTCCTCCGGCGTCTTCGGACTGATCGACGCCATCGAGAAGTTCGACATCGAGCGGTCCATCAAGTTCGAGACCTATGCGATCACCCGGATCCGCGGGGCGATGATCGACGAACTCCGCGCGCTCGACTGGATTCCCCGCTCGGTCCGGCAGAAGGCACGTGCGGTCGAGCGTGCCTACGCCACGCTGGAGGCCCAGCTGCGCCGCACTCCGTCCGAGGCCGAGGTCGCGGCCGAGATGGGCATCGCCGTCGAGGAACTGCACGCGGTCTTCAGCCAGTTGTCGCTGGCGAATGTAGTGGCCCTGGACGAGCTGCTGCACGTCGGCGGCGAGGGCGGTGACCGGCTGAGCCTGATGGACACCCTGGAGGACACCGCCGCGGACAACCCGGTGGAGCTGGCCGAGGGACGCGAGCTGCGCAGACTGTTGGCCCGCGCCATCAACACGCTCCCCGACCGGGAGAAGACCGTCGTCACGCTGTACTACTACGAGGGCCTCACGCTGGCTGAGATCGGCCATGTCCTCGGGGTCACGGAGAGCCGGGTCAGCCAGATCCACACCAAATCGGTCCTGCAGCTTCGCGCCAAGCTGTCGGACGTCGGCCGCTGA
- the dprA gene encoding DNA-processing protein DprA, which translates to MSTDTDGDERLARAALTRIVEPGDELGGRLLRELGAVELWRRLRTMADGGEAAFPGASAKRLGGYRLRAAAARPERDLRDADAGGGRFICPGDPEWPAQLDDLGDARPIGLWVRGRPHLRIWALRSVAVVGARACTAYGAHMAAALGSGLAELGWVVVSGAAFGVDGAAHRGALAAGGATIAVLACGVDTVYPRGHAEMIGRIAEQGLLIGELPPGAHPTPSRFILRNRVIAALTRGTVVVEAQYRSGSLATARSAQKLGRYTMGVPGPVTSGLSAGVHELLRGGGVLVTDAAEVAELVGDIGDLAPGRHGPVLPRDLLGPVAARVLEALPGRGAMDGRDVAREAGTTADEALARLYELHSLGFVERRSEGWQLAVAAPQIADTRRGDA; encoded by the coding sequence ATGAGTACGGACACCGATGGGGACGAGCGGCTGGCCCGGGCCGCCCTGACCCGGATCGTCGAGCCGGGTGACGAACTGGGCGGCCGGTTGCTGCGCGAACTGGGGGCCGTGGAGCTGTGGCGGCGGCTGCGCACCATGGCGGACGGCGGGGAGGCGGCGTTCCCCGGGGCGAGCGCCAAGCGGCTCGGCGGCTACCGGCTGCGGGCGGCCGCGGCGCGGCCCGAGCGGGATCTGCGGGACGCGGACGCGGGCGGCGGGCGGTTCATCTGTCCGGGCGACCCGGAATGGCCGGCGCAGCTCGACGACCTGGGGGACGCACGGCCGATCGGGCTCTGGGTGCGGGGCCGGCCCCATCTGCGGATATGGGCGCTGCGCTCCGTCGCGGTGGTCGGTGCCCGCGCCTGTACGGCTTACGGGGCGCACATGGCGGCTGCCCTGGGATCGGGCCTCGCAGAGCTCGGCTGGGTCGTCGTGTCGGGAGCTGCCTTCGGTGTCGACGGCGCCGCCCACCGCGGTGCGCTCGCCGCCGGCGGCGCCACCATCGCCGTGCTGGCCTGCGGTGTCGACACGGTCTACCCGCGCGGTCACGCCGAGATGATCGGGCGGATCGCGGAACAGGGTCTGCTCATCGGTGAGTTGCCACCGGGTGCCCACCCCACGCCCAGCCGCTTCATCCTCCGCAACCGCGTGATCGCCGCGCTCACCCGGGGAACCGTGGTCGTCGAGGCCCAGTACCGCAGCGGCTCACTGGCCACCGCGCGCAGTGCGCAGAAGCTCGGCCGGTACACGATGGGTGTGCCGGGGCCGGTCACCAGCGGGCTCTCAGCCGGTGTGCACGAACTGCTGCGCGGCGGGGGTGTTCTGGTCACCGACGCGGCCGAAGTCGCCGAGCTGGTGGGGGACATCGGCGATCTGGCACCCGGCAGACATGGTCCTGTCCTGCCGCGGGACCTCCTCGGACCGGTAGCCGCCCGGGTGCTGGAGGCGCTTCCGGGCCGTGGCGCGATGGACGGGCGTGATGTGGCCCGCGAGGCCGGGACAACGGCCGACGAAGCGCTCGCGAGGCTGTACGAACTCCACTCGTTGGGGTTTGTTGAACGGCGAAGTGAAGGATGGCAGTTGGCAGTGGCGGCGCCACAGATCGCGGACACCCGGCGAGGCGATGCTTGA
- a CDS encoding YifB family Mg chelatase-like AAA ATPase, which yields MGFARACSVALVGVDGVVVEVQADLEPGIAAFTLVGLPDKSLIESRDRVRAAVVNSGAEWPQKKLTVGLSPASVPKSGSGFDLAVACAVLGAAERVDPKEIADLVLIGELGLDGRVRPVRGILPAVLAAAEAGYSQVVVPEQTAGEASLVPGISVLGVRSLRQLIAVLTGEPVPDEAAPVRGQPDSMLAGLMVPGAGAGTGLAPGPGPGAGPDLADVAGQPTARKALEVAAAGAHHLLLHGPPGAGKTMLAERLPAILPPLTRHESLEVTAVHSVAGILPPGEPLIGTAPYCAPHHSATMQSLVGGGNGLPRPGAVSLAHRGVLFLDEAPEFSVRVLDALRQPLESGHVVVARSAGVVRLPARFLMVLAANPCPCGRHTMNGSGCECPPSAVRRYQARLSGPLLDRVDLRVEVEPVRRSDLMEQGGAGESSAAVAVRVREGRERAAARLAGTPWSTNSEVPGHELRTRWTAAPGALAAAERDMERGLLTARGLDRVLRVAWTVADLAGRDRPGAQDVGLALQLRTGVDRGALLAAGKDAG from the coding sequence ATGGGCTTCGCACGTGCGTGTTCGGTCGCGCTGGTCGGGGTCGACGGCGTGGTGGTGGAGGTCCAGGCGGATCTCGAACCGGGCATCGCCGCTTTCACCCTGGTGGGGCTGCCGGACAAGAGCCTCATCGAGAGCCGGGACCGGGTCAGGGCCGCCGTGGTGAACTCGGGCGCCGAGTGGCCGCAGAAGAAGCTCACGGTCGGGCTAAGTCCGGCGTCGGTGCCGAAGAGCGGCAGCGGGTTCGATCTGGCTGTCGCCTGCGCCGTCCTGGGGGCGGCCGAGCGCGTCGACCCGAAGGAGATCGCCGATCTGGTGCTCATCGGTGAGCTGGGGCTCGACGGCCGGGTCAGGCCGGTACGTGGCATTCTGCCCGCTGTGCTGGCGGCGGCCGAGGCGGGATACAGCCAGGTCGTGGTCCCGGAGCAGACCGCGGGGGAGGCGTCGCTGGTGCCGGGGATCTCGGTGCTCGGGGTGCGGAGCCTGCGGCAGCTCATCGCCGTACTCACCGGTGAGCCGGTCCCCGACGAGGCGGCTCCGGTGCGGGGGCAGCCGGACTCGATGCTGGCAGGGCTGATGGTGCCGGGCGCCGGTGCCGGCACCGGGCTGGCCCCGGGGCCGGGACCCGGGGCGGGGCCCGATCTCGCGGACGTGGCGGGGCAGCCGACCGCCAGAAAGGCACTGGAGGTCGCCGCCGCCGGGGCCCACCATCTGCTGCTGCACGGGCCTCCCGGTGCGGGCAAGACCATGCTGGCCGAGCGGCTTCCGGCGATCCTGCCGCCGCTGACCAGGCACGAGTCGCTGGAGGTCACGGCGGTCCACTCGGTGGCCGGCATCCTCCCACCGGGGGAGCCACTGATCGGGACCGCGCCGTACTGTGCTCCCCACCACTCCGCGACCATGCAGTCGCTGGTCGGCGGCGGCAACGGACTGCCCCGGCCCGGAGCCGTGTCCCTGGCACACCGAGGGGTCCTCTTCCTCGACGAGGCACCCGAATTCTCCGTCCGGGTCCTCGACGCGCTCCGCCAGCCGCTGGAGTCCGGGCACGTGGTGGTCGCGCGCAGCGCCGGGGTGGTGCGCTTGCCCGCCAGGTTCCTGATGGTGCTGGCCGCCAACCCCTGCCCCTGCGGCCGGCACACGATGAACGGCTCGGGGTGCGAATGCCCGCCGTCGGCGGTCCGCCGGTACCAGGCCAGACTCTCCGGCCCGCTGCTCGACCGGGTGGATCTGAGGGTCGAGGTGGAGCCGGTGCGCCGCTCGGATCTCATGGAGCAGGGCGGTGCGGGTGAGTCGTCCGCCGCTGTGGCCGTTCGGGTACGGGAGGGCCGGGAGCGGGCGGCGGCGCGGCTGGCCGGCACGCCGTGGAGCACCAACAGCGAGGTGCCGGGCCACGAGCTGCGGACCCGCTGGACGGCCGCGCCGGGTGCGCTCGCCGCGGCCGAGCGGGACATGGAGCGAGGGCTGCTCACGGCCCGAGGTCTCGACCGGGTCCTGAGAGTGGCCTGGACGGTCGCCGACCTGGCGGGCCGCGACCGGCCGGGCGCCCAGGACGTCGGGCTGGCCCTCCAGCTGCGGACCGGCGTGGACCGCGGGGCGTTGCTCGCCGCAGGGAAGGACGCCGGATGA
- a CDS encoding YraN family protein: protein MNARGALGRYGEELAARTLAGSGMTVVERNWRCRSGEIDIVARDGDALVVCEVKTRREGSFEHPMAAVTPVKADRLRRLAECWLAANGGAPPGGVRIDLIGVVLPGRGAPVVEHARGVA, encoded by the coding sequence ATGAACGCACGGGGGGCACTCGGGCGGTACGGCGAGGAGCTGGCGGCGAGGACGCTGGCCGGATCCGGAATGACCGTCGTCGAGCGGAACTGGCGGTGCAGGTCGGGCGAGATCGACATCGTGGCGCGGGACGGCGACGCGCTGGTCGTCTGCGAGGTGAAGACCCGCAGGGAAGGCTCTTTCGAACATCCGATGGCCGCGGTCACCCCGGTCAAGGCCGACCGGCTCAGACGGCTCGCCGAGTGCTGGCTCGCGGCGAACGGCGGGGCGCCGCCCGGCGGGGTGCGGATCGATCTGATCGGGGTCGTGCTGCCCGGGCGTGGGGCGCCTGTGGTGGAGCATGCGCGGGGGGTGGCCTGA
- a CDS encoding DUF2469 domain-containing protein — protein MSAEDLEKYETEMELKLYREYRDVVGLFKYVIETERRFYLTNDYEMQVHSVQGEVFFEVSMADAWVWDMYRPARFVKQVRVLTFKDVNIEELNKSDLELPGG, from the coding sequence ATGAGCGCCGAGGACCTCGAAAAGTACGAGACCGAGATGGAGCTGAAGCTCTACCGGGAGTACCGCGACGTTGTCGGCCTGTTCAAATATGTGATCGAGACCGAGCGGCGCTTCTACCTCACCAACGACTACGAGATGCAGGTGCACTCCGTACAGGGCGAGGTCTTTTTCGAGGTGTCGATGGCTGATGCCTGGGTCTGGGACATGTACAGGCCGGCCAGGTTCGTCAAGCAGGTACGCGTACTGACCTTCAAGGATGTGAACATCGAGGAGCTCAACAAGAGCGACCTCGAACTTCCGGGTGGCTGA
- a CDS encoding NUDIX hydrolase, whose translation MPAELREVARVILLDPADRVLLMHGFEPADPARTWWFTPGGGVEAGETHEEAALREVREETGIDTVDLGPVLWTRVCSFPFDGRRWNQDERYFLGRTTRTATAMDGLTPLEQRSVAGLRWWTSAELSATRETVYPTRLAGLLRTLLDEGPPAAPVVLAPEIV comes from the coding sequence GTGCCGGCTGAGCTGCGGGAGGTGGCGCGCGTCATCCTGCTCGATCCGGCCGACCGGGTGCTGCTGATGCACGGATTCGAGCCCGCCGATCCGGCGCGTACCTGGTGGTTCACTCCGGGCGGAGGTGTCGAGGCCGGGGAGACCCACGAGGAGGCCGCGCTCCGCGAGGTACGGGAGGAGACCGGCATCGACACGGTGGACCTCGGCCCGGTGCTGTGGACCCGGGTCTGCTCGTTCCCGTTCGACGGGCGCCGGTGGAACCAGGACGAGCGGTACTTTCTCGGGCGAACCACTCGGACGGCGACCGCCATGGACGGGCTGACCCCGCTGGAGCAGCGCAGTGTCGCGGGGCTGAGGTGGTGGACTTCCGCCGAACTGTCCGCGACGCGTGAGACGGTGTACCCGACCAGGCTCGCCGGGCTGCTGCGCACGCTGCTCGACGAGGGTCCCCCGGCTGCACCGGTGGTCCTGGCCCCGGAAATCGTCTAG
- the lepB gene encoding signal peptidase I: MSGTVRTSEGGGRLGSALSGLAVAVGCVLFLGGFAWGAVEYKPYTVPTDSMTPTVQVGDRVLAQRIDSSAVHRGDVVVFKDPDWGDMPMLKRVVGVGGDEVACCDSRGRLTVNGEGINEPYLKADSLSKGRASAMAFTVKVPEGRLFLLGDERTNSMDSRVHLQDASHGSVPRSTVSARVDAIAWPLSGGTVERPKGFAALPGGVSQPGPLKLILAAVLAGVVLILGGAVYGPLARRLGGRKKVPAGAG, translated from the coding sequence ATGAGCGGAACAGTACGTACGAGTGAGGGTGGCGGCCGGCTCGGCAGTGCGCTGTCGGGTCTGGCCGTGGCCGTCGGCTGCGTGCTCTTTCTCGGAGGGTTCGCCTGGGGTGCGGTGGAGTACAAGCCGTACACCGTGCCTACGGACTCGATGACCCCGACCGTGCAGGTGGGGGACCGGGTACTGGCACAGCGAATAGACAGCAGTGCGGTGCACCGCGGGGACGTGGTGGTTTTCAAGGACCCCGACTGGGGCGACATGCCGATGCTGAAGCGGGTCGTCGGAGTCGGCGGCGACGAGGTCGCCTGCTGCGACAGCAGGGGCCGCCTCACGGTGAACGGCGAGGGGATCAACGAGCCGTATCTCAAGGCCGATTCGCTCTCCAAGGGGCGGGCCTCCGCGATGGCGTTCACGGTGAAGGTGCCCGAGGGGCGGCTCTTCCTGCTCGGTGACGAGCGCACCAACTCGATGGACTCACGCGTCCACCTCCAGGACGCGTCCCACGGCTCGGTACCGCGCTCGACGGTTTCCGCTCGGGTCGACGCCATCGCGTGGCCGCTCAGCGGCGGAACGGTCGAGCGGCCCAAGGGCTTCGCCGCGCTGCCGGGCGGGGTCTCCCAGCCGGGGCCGCTGAAGCTGATCCTGGCCGCTGTGCTGGCCGGAGTGGTGCTGATCCTGGGCGGGGCGGTCTACGGGCCGCTCGCACGGCGGCTGGGCGGCAGGAAGAAGGTGCCCGCCGGTGCCGGCTGA
- the lepB gene encoding signal peptidase I gives MAVGARSGHEEPEDRPGPPVGGAGTEASDSGRSDGSDRAGGQHRAGGRQNGPDGPDDLDEDGRDGENSGDRGPKKQRSFWKELPLLIGIALVLALLIKTFLVQAFSIPSDSMQDTLQRGDRVLVDKLTPWFGSEPERGDVVVFHDPGGWLEGEPTPTPNVAQKFLSFIGLMPSAEEKDLIKRVIAVGGDTVSCKKGGPVVVNGKALSEKSFIYPGNTPCDDQPFGPIHVPKGRIWVMGDHRQDSLDSRYHQQLPGGGTVSDKEVVGRAFVVAWPVNRWDWLGVPSTFDQKGINAAGSLAPGALGLAGALPLVIRRRRRLTRDGTAG, from the coding sequence GTGGCGGTCGGCGCGCGATCCGGACACGAAGAGCCAGAGGACCGGCCCGGGCCGCCCGTTGGTGGCGCGGGAACCGAAGCCTCTGACAGTGGGAGGTCCGACGGGTCCGACAGGGCCGGTGGCCAGCACAGGGCCGGCGGCCGGCAGAACGGCCCCGACGGGCCGGACGACCTTGACGAGGACGGCAGGGACGGCGAGAACAGCGGAGACAGGGGACCGAAGAAGCAGCGCTCCTTCTGGAAGGAGCTGCCGCTCCTCATCGGCATCGCGCTGGTCCTGGCGCTGTTGATCAAGACGTTCCTGGTCCAGGCGTTCTCGATCCCCTCCGACTCGATGCAGGACACGCTGCAGCGCGGCGACCGGGTGCTGGTCGACAAGCTGACCCCGTGGTTCGGCTCGGAGCCGGAGCGGGGCGACGTCGTGGTGTTCCACGACCCGGGCGGCTGGCTCGAAGGTGAGCCGACCCCGACTCCGAACGTGGCGCAGAAGTTCCTGAGTTTCATCGGCCTGATGCCGTCCGCGGAGGAGAAGGACCTGATCAAGCGGGTCATCGCGGTCGGCGGGGACACGGTTTCCTGCAAGAAGGGGGGCCCGGTCGTCGTCAACGGCAAGGCGCTGTCCGAGAAGTCGTTCATCTATCCCGGCAACACCCCCTGCGACGACCAGCCGTTCGGGCCGATCCATGTGCCCAAGGGCCGGATCTGGGTGATGGGTGACCACCGTCAGGACTCGCTCGACTCGCGCTACCACCAGCAGCTGCCCGGTGGCGGCACGGTGTCCGACAAGGAGGTCGTCGGCAGGGCGTTCGTGGTGGCCTGGCCGGTCAACCGCTGGGACTGGCTGGGTGTTCCGAGCACCTTCGACCAGAAGGGCATCAACGCCGCCGGATCGCTCGCTCCCGGGGCGCTCGGGCTCGCCGGGGCGCTGCCGTTGGTGATCCGGCGCAGGCGCAGGCTGACCCGCGACGGTACTGCCGGGTAA
- the lepB gene encoding signal peptidase I: MGNRGRARDSGGSADRTAAVDGPTGERSLPTRAERRRLARKVQRRRRRSTAREIPVLIVVAVVIALVLKTFLVQAFVIPSGSMEETIRIGDRVLVDKLTPWFGSKPQRGDVVVFKDPGHWLPPEENQTRSSPFLVKQLKAGLTFIGLLPSDNEQDLIKRVIGVGGDTVKCCDKKGRVTVNGVPLNEPYLHPGNPPSQLKFEVKVPVGRLFVMGDHRSNSADSRFHLDEPYQGTVPVSGVVGRAVVIAWPLGHWSRLKEPATFASVASAAPGPSGSDQPGSGPAGSDPSGSGPGGLASQDRHVNFPLPTPAELPLVMGVVGLRLPGGRRRHGVRSGCGGRGGRRAIRTRRARGPARAARWWRGNRSL, translated from the coding sequence ATGGGTAACCGGGGGAGAGCGCGCGACAGCGGGGGGAGCGCGGATCGGACGGCGGCGGTCGACGGCCCCACGGGCGAGCGGTCCCTCCCCACCAGGGCCGAGCGGCGCAGGCTGGCGCGCAAGGTGCAGCGGCGGCGGCGCCGCTCCACGGCGCGCGAGATACCCGTTCTCATCGTCGTGGCGGTCGTCATAGCGCTGGTGCTCAAGACGTTCCTGGTGCAGGCGTTCGTCATCCCGTCGGGTTCGATGGAGGAGACGATCCGGATCGGCGACCGGGTACTGGTGGACAAGCTCACCCCCTGGTTCGGCTCGAAGCCGCAGCGCGGCGATGTCGTCGTCTTCAAGGACCCCGGCCACTGGCTGCCGCCGGAGGAGAACCAGACCCGGAGCTCTCCGTTCCTCGTCAAGCAGCTCAAGGCCGGACTGACCTTCATCGGGCTGCTGCCGTCGGACAACGAACAGGACCTGATCAAGCGGGTCATCGGGGTCGGCGGGGACACCGTGAAGTGCTGCGACAAGAAAGGCAGGGTCACCGTCAACGGCGTCCCGCTGAACGAGCCGTACCTCCATCCGGGGAATCCGCCCTCCCAGCTGAAGTTCGAGGTGAAGGTCCCGGTCGGGCGGCTCTTCGTGATGGGCGACCACCGGTCCAACTCGGCGGATTCCCGGTTCCATCTGGACGAGCCCTACCAGGGGACGGTGCCCGTGAGCGGCGTGGTGGGGCGGGCGGTCGTGATCGCCTGGCCGTTGGGACACTGGAGCAGGCTCAAGGAGCCCGCCACCTTCGCATCGGTGGCGTCGGCGGCGCCGGGTCCGTCCGGCTCCGATCAGCCCGGCTCCGGTCCGGCAGGCTCGGATCCGTCCGGCTCCGGGCCGGGGGGCCTCGCCTCTCAGGATCGGCACGTAAACTTCCCGCTCCCGACTCCTGCGGAACTTCCGCTCGTTATGGGAGTGGTGGGCCTGCGTCTCCCCGGAGGCAGGCGACGGCACGGAGTGAGGAGTGGATGTGGGGGACGTGGCGGTCGGCGCGCGATCCGGACACGAAGAGCCAGAGGACCGGCCCGGGCCGCCCGTTGGTGGCGCGGGAACCGAAGCCTCTGA
- the lepB gene encoding signal peptidase I, with translation MDTEAQHKERDRSPEPDTSGEEQRSRSVRLSALIEGPWRKAGLLALVCLVFLLLLSTYVMQPFLIPSGSMEPTLQVGDRVLVNKLAYRLGDEPQRGDVVVFDGTGSFVQEAPARNPVTRAVHGAAAALGLAAPAGTDYVKRVVGVGGDHVVCCDKRGRIEVNGRPVDETYLYPGNPPSQVPFDIVVPAGTLWVMGDHRSRSSDSRDHLGDPGGGMVPVDQVIGRAGGIGWPFSRWTSLERTGAFDRVPAAGGSHG, from the coding sequence ATGGACACCGAAGCACAGCACAAGGAGCGCGACCGCTCGCCCGAACCGGATACGTCCGGGGAGGAGCAGCGGTCGCGCTCTGTGCGTCTCTCCGCGCTGATCGAGGGGCCCTGGCGCAAGGCCGGGCTGCTGGCCCTCGTCTGCCTGGTGTTCCTGCTGCTGCTGAGTACGTATGTGATGCAGCCGTTCCTGATTCCCAGCGGCTCCATGGAACCCACGCTCCAGGTGGGGGACCGGGTGCTGGTGAACAAACTGGCGTACCGGCTCGGCGACGAGCCGCAGCGCGGGGACGTGGTGGTCTTCGACGGGACCGGCTCCTTCGTGCAGGAAGCGCCCGCGCGGAACCCCGTGACCCGGGCGGTGCACGGTGCGGCGGCCGCGCTGGGTCTCGCCGCGCCGGCCGGTACCGACTACGTCAAGCGTGTGGTGGGGGTGGGGGGCGACCATGTGGTCTGCTGCGACAAGCGCGGCCGGATCGAAGTGAACGGGCGGCCGGTGGACGAGACGTACCTGTATCCCGGCAACCCGCCCTCCCAGGTGCCCTTCGACATCGTGGTGCCCGCCGGAACCCTCTGGGTGATGGGCGACCACCGCTCACGCTCCAGCGACTCCCGTGATCATCTCGGTGATCCCGGTGGCGGGATGGTCCCGGTGGACCAGGTCATCGGGCGGGCCGGTGGGATCGGCTGGCCGTTCAGCCGCTGGACCTCGCTGGAGCGGACCGGTGCCTTCGACCGGGTACCGGCGGCCGGCGGCAGCCATGGGTAA
- the rplS gene encoding 50S ribosomal protein L19, protein MSSLLNDVNTASLRSDLPAFRAGDTVNVHVRVIEGNRSRIQQFKGVVIRRQGAGVSETFTVRKVSFSVGVERTFPVHSPIFEKIELVTRGDVRRAKLYYLRELRGKAAKIKEKRDH, encoded by the coding sequence ATGTCCAGCCTGCTCAACGACGTCAACACCGCTTCGCTGCGGTCCGACCTTCCGGCCTTCCGCGCCGGTGACACGGTCAACGTCCACGTCCGTGTCATCGAGGGCAACCGCTCGCGTATCCAGCAGTTCAAGGGTGTCGTCATCCGCCGCCAGGGTGCGGGCGTCAGCGAGACCTTCACGGTCCGCAAGGTCTCCTTCTCGGTCGGCGTCGAGCGTACCTTCCCGGTGCACAGCCCGATCTTCGAGAAGATCGAGCTCGTCACCCGCGGTGACGTCCGTCGCGCGAAGCTGTACTACCTCCGTGAGCTGCGCGGCAAGGCCGCGAAGATCAAGGAGAAGCGCGACCACTGA
- the trmD gene encoding tRNA (guanosine(37)-N1)-methyltransferase TrmD — protein sequence MRLDVVTIFPEYLEPLNVSLVGKARARGRLDVQVHDLRDWTYDRHNTVDDTPYGGGPGMVMKTEPWGEALDEVLAAGYESGASGPVLVVPTPSGRPFTQQVAVELSERPWLVFTPARYEGIDRRVVDEYATRMPVYEVSIGDYVLAGGEAAVLVITEAVARLLPGVLGNAESHRDDSFAAGAMADLLEGPVYTKPPEWRGRSIPDVLLSGHHGKIARWRRDEAFRRTDLNRPDLLERGDPASFGKKDREMLSILGWKQGPGGRFGREPGDVEE from the coding sequence ATGCGGCTCGACGTCGTCACGATCTTCCCGGAGTACCTCGAACCGCTGAACGTCTCGCTGGTGGGCAAGGCGCGCGCCCGCGGCCGGCTCGACGTACAGGTGCACGACCTGCGGGACTGGACGTACGACCGGCACAACACGGTCGACGACACCCCCTACGGCGGCGGCCCCGGCATGGTCATGAAGACCGAGCCCTGGGGCGAGGCGCTGGACGAGGTGCTGGCCGCCGGTTACGAGTCGGGCGCGTCCGGCCCCGTCCTGGTCGTGCCCACCCCCAGTGGCCGGCCCTTCACCCAGCAGGTCGCGGTCGAACTCTCCGAACGGCCCTGGCTGGTCTTCACGCCCGCCAGGTACGAGGGCATCGACCGGCGGGTCGTCGACGAGTACGCGACCCGGATGCCGGTGTACGAGGTCTCCATCGGGGACTACGTCCTGGCCGGCGGCGAGGCCGCGGTCCTGGTGATCACGGAAGCCGTCGCCCGGCTGCTGCCCGGTGTGCTCGGCAACGCCGAATCGCACCGCGACGACTCCTTCGCGGCCGGTGCGATGGCCGACCTCCTCGAAGGCCCCGTCTACACGAAGCCGCCCGAGTGGCGCGGCCGGTCCATCCCGGACGTCCTGCTGAGCGGCCACCACGGGAAGATCGCGCGCTGGCGCCGGGACGAGGCGTTCCGGCGTACGGATCTCAACAGGCCGGATCTGCTGGAGCGCGGCGACCCCGCGTCCTTCGGCAAGAAGGACCGCGAAATGCTCTCGATCCTGGGCTGGAAGCAGGGGCCCGGCGGGCGATTTGGGCGAGAGCCCGGGGACGTGGAAGAATAG